The window GCAGAAGTGCTGGGCAGGGCGCCCGATGGTCACGTTCGGGCGCCCTGAGCAGAGCCGGTTCAGGTAGAGATCTGCCGGCGGGTGGCGCCTTCGCCGATGGCGATCTTGCGGGGCTTGGCACGCTCCGCGATCGGGATGCGCAGGGTCAGGACACCTGCGTCGTAGTCGGCATGGATGCGCTCGGTGTCCAGGGAGTCGGCCAGGACGATCTGCCGGGAGAAGACACCGAGGGGGCGCTCGGAGAGTTCCACCTTCACCGTGTCGGCCTTCGCGACCGGTCGGCGTTCCGCCTTCACAGTCAGCATGTTCCGCTCGACGTCGATATCGATCGCCTCGGTGCTCACACCGGGGAGATCGAAAGCGATCACGTAGTCGTCGCCCTCACGGTAGGCGTCCATCGGCATGACGGACGGCTTCGACCAGGTCCCGGACGTACCCGACAGCTGCTGGACGATCCGGTCCATCTCGCGGAACGGGTCAGTGCGCATCAACATCGCGAAACACCTCCAGTTGGTTCAGGCAGAAACTGCCAATGCGCTTCAACGTGCATCCGTTGTAACATGTCATCCAAGCGATGACAAGCAAGACGTCATCAAAAGGATGACGAAGCGACGGAGGTCCCCATGACCGAAGCCACCCCACCGACCTCACCAGTCCCCTTCCCCGCCGCCGCAGCCGCACTGGAGGCCATCGACCAGTCCGTGCGGGACGCACAGACTTCCCCCGCACAGACACCCACAGCCGCGACGCCGCACCCAACCGACTCCGGCCCGCACCCTGCACTGGCCGCGCTGCTGATGCTGCGCAAGGTCCGCGAGGAGCTCGCCGGCTGGGAGAGCGCACTGATCGAGACCGCCCGCGGACAGGGCGCAAGCTGGGCCGAGCTCGCCGGGCCTCTCGGGGTCGCCAGCCGCCAGGCTGCCGAACGCCGCTACCTGAGGCTGCGGCCCGGCGCGGCCGGGAGCACGGGAGAGGAACGCGTCCAGGCCACCCGTGACACCCGCGCCGCCGACCGCACCGTCACCGTCTGGGCCCGCGACAACGCCGCCGACCTCCGCCGCCTCGCCGCACAGATCACCGCCCTCACCAACCTCCCCGACAGCGCCGCAGAAGCGGTCGGCGACCTGAATCTGGCCCTCGCCGACAGCGATGCCGCCCGCCTCGTGCAACCCTTGACCGGCTTCCGACCCCACTTGCAACCCGAGGACAGCGGCCTCGCCGAACGCATCGACGCCCTGACCCAGCACACCGACCAACTCCGCCAGAACACCCACGACCAACGCAGCGCTTGAACCACCGCTTCGCCGACGAAGTCGACGAGGTTCGGCACAAGGGTCGCTACGATCGGCCTCACCGCAGCGCGCCCGCCCCCGAGGTCTAGGGCGATGAAGCCATTCATGACTGGCGTCGCGCGGTTTCAGCGACGTGCCGATCCCACCCGGCTCCAGTCCCTGGCCGACGCGAAAGGCACGATCGTCTGGGACCTGAGCGTCGACCACATCGGACAGATCCGTGTCGTAGACCCAGGGCCGGCCCAGCCCGTCTCCCGCGTCCCGAACCGATGAGCGAGACAATCGCACGACACGGCAACCGAGTTGAACTCCGTGGCCTCGACCGCGTACAACAAGGTCAACAGGGTCTCCTGATGCAGGTTCGTTGTCCTCAACAACTCCGGACTGCACCAGGGACCCTGACTTCGTGCATGGCCGGGGGCCGGAATCACCCATCGCGAACCCCACATTCGAACACATCGCACTCAAGATCGATAGAACCGCTCTACGATGGGTAGCTGCCTTTCCCACGCGTGCACCTAGAGCCCAGGGGGGCCATGGATATGGTTCGGCACCGCGCCTCTCCAGGAGATTCGTCTTGACCCGGCACACCGCGCACGCCGCCGACCCCGACCTGCAGGCCGACTGCGCGCACTGCTTCGGTCTGTGCTGCGTGGCGCTGCCCTTCGCCCGCTCGGCTGACTTCGCCGCGGACAAGGCCGCTGCCGCCCCGTGCGGAAACCTTCGACAGGACTTCAGCTGCGGCATTCACGAGCAACTGCGCGGCAACGGTTACAACGGCTGTACGGTCTTCGACTGCTTCGGGGCCGGGCAGAAAGTCTCGCAGGTGACCTTCAGAGGGCGCAGCTGGCGCGAGGAGCCAGAGGCGGCCCGCACGATGTACGAGGTTTTCCCGGTGATGCGGAACCTGCACGAACTGCTGCGCTACATCGCGGAGGCCCTGGATCTCCACGCCGCCCGGCCGCTCCGCCGCGATCTGCGCCGCGCCCACGACAGGCTCGACGCGATGACGCGCGACACGGCCCAGTCGCTGCTCGCCATCGACGTGATGGCGTTGCGCGCCGAAGTGAACCCGCTGCTGCTGCGGGCCAGTGAACTCGCCCGCGCCTCGGTGCCCGGCAAGAAGAGGGACCACCGGAACGCCGACCTTATGGGCAAGCACATGGCGACCGCCAAACTGCGCGGCGCCAGTATGCGCGGCGCCTACCTGATCGCCGCCGACCTCTCCGGGGCGGACCTGCGCGACGCGGACTTCATCGGCGCGGACCTTCGGGACGCAAACCTGTGCGGGGCAGACCTTACGGGAGCCCTGTTTCTCACCCAGCCCCAGCTCAATGCCGCTCGAGGCGACCAGGCGACCCGGATCCCAGCGGCGTTGCAGCGACCGGGCCACTGGGCCGCGTAACGCACGGATCCCTGTCGCGCTCCGCAGGGAGCGGCCCGCTCCGGCAGATCCCTCACTGCACGCCCGTCCGGACCCGGTAGAGAACCCCGTTGATCACCCGACGGTGATCACTCCACCGCCCCCCGCGGGGCCCCACCAGGAGGCAGGAACGACTCCAGCCGGTCCACTCCGCATTCGTCAGATCCGTCCATGCCGCGTTCACCTGGCGGTGGATGGCCGTGGCCCGCCCCTGTCGTTGGTCGTGACGGCCGGGAACGTGAACGACTCCACGATGTTCGACGCGGTGCTGGGCGCCGTCAAGGTGCCCCGCACCACGGTTGGCAGGCCCCGACGCCGTCCCGACCAGGTGCTGGCCGACAAGGCGTATTCCTCTCGGGCCATCCGGGCCAGCCTGCGGCGACGCGGCATGCGGGCCACGATCCCCGAACGGTCCGACCAGGTGGCCCATCGCAAGCGGCGCAGCACCCGCGGCGGCCGGCCACCGCCTTCGACGAAGAGCAGCACAAGGGCCGCAACGTGGTCGAGCGCTGCTTCAACCGTCTCAAGCAGTTCCGTGGGATCGCGACCCGCTTCGACAAGCTCGCCGTCCGCTACCAGACGGGACTCCACCTGGCCTCGCTCATCTTGTGGCTCCGCGACACCGCACCATGATCACCGTCGTTCCGTCGCGAGGGGCGGCCAACGTGCCAGGACAACTCACGTCAAGCCGTAACTCGCGTGGGCCGGTATCGCTGGGCTACCGCACCCGACCGGAACTCATGGCGGTCCACGGGCTCGAGCTGGATGCGCTCACGCAGACCGGCGAGCAACGTCGGCCCGTGTCCGGCAAGGACCGGCTGAACAAGGAACTCGTACTCGTCGATCAGTCCCAGCTCCGCCAACGCTCTGGGAAGCGTCACGCCACCCACCCACAGGCCCTCGCCCGACTCCTGCTTGAGCCGCTGAACCGCTTGCCCCAAGTCGCCTCGCACCAGGTCGGCATTCCAATCGACCCCGCTCAGCGTGCTCGACACGACGTACTTCTTCGCCCGGTCGATGCTCTCGGCGAACGGGATCTGCCACTCACCCATCCAGTCAGGCCACGTGCCCGTGGTCGGCTTCCGCCACGCCGACTCCATCATCTCGTAGGTCACCCGGCCGAACAGCAGGGCATCGGCTCGCTCCATCTCAGCGGTCCAGTAGCGCATCGACTCCTCGTCCGGGGGGAGCCCTGCCTCGTGATGGCAGCAGCCGTCGAGGGTGACGTTGATCGAGTATCGAAGTGGTCTCATCTAGGTGCTCTCCCTTGATGCATGCTCCGCGATTCACCGGACCGTACTCAGACGACTGCCGACGCCGTTTCTCATCGGCGCCCCGATCGCACATACTTTGACGCCGTCGCGATGCGCACCGCAACGTCGTCATGATGCGAACCGGACCGCAGACCGAACGCGCCACCGATTCGGCGCTCGGAGCGTGCAGGTTCGCAAAGGGATGGCGCCCTCAGCGCTCGACTTCGATGCACCGTGCCGCGTCACCTTCCGTCGGCTCAGGGTCAGCGACAAACGTCGCGAACATTGCCTGACGCGGCACTGATCCAGAGGTGCTCGTGGGCAATGCGCCGACCCGATGCACACCCGCTCACTTGGCCAAGCACATAGGGGCACCCCCCGGGCGGCGCTCAGTGGCGGAAGCGATCCTTCGCGCCCTCCTTGGTCGCCCGGGCCTTCCCCCGTGCCTCCAGAGCGGCCCCCTTGGCTGCGGTGGTGTTTTTGCCCATCGCCTGGGCCAACTTCCTCACAGCCTTCCCGACAACCTGCTCGGTCGTGGCCTTCGCCTTCTCTCCGGCGCTCATGTCAGCCCTTTCGTCGATGCTCTGCGACGCCCGTGCCCCGTTGACGGTAGAGAGGTGTGTCGTGAGATCAGCAACCTGGCCTTGCGGCGATCCGTTGTACCGGCGATCCCGCTCGAAAGGTTCTTGATCCCCGACCCGCCGCCCTTGGACAGCCGGCCAACGTCCTTCCCGCGCACAACTCGGAGCGGTTGCACACCGCGGTGCAAGCAGTCGGAGTCGGTCGCGGGTCTCAAAACCCTGCGTCCCCGCCCGCAGGGTTTTGATGCCCTACGGCGACCGGTCGCCGCCAAGCTCGTGGGCAGAATACGCTACTCATAACCATACTGAATACTTCGAATACAATTCAGATAGAGGTGCAGGATTTCTCGTCGGAGGATTCACTCGCTCTCCGGCGACGGCATCACTAAAGATCGTTTCGACGGCATCACGATGTCACCGTGCGATGCGGAAGACGTGGTCTTCGCTCCGGAGCCGAGGCGGCCTGGAACAGAAGACGACATCGCAGGGGGCGACGCGAAGCCGGCCCCATCACGAGGACGAAGGGGGAAGAGCGGCAGCCGGTCCGGTGGAAGGAAGTGGACCGCCGTTCGAGCGAAGGAGCATGTGATGAGTAGAGCCGTGGTCGGCTTGATGGCCGGAATGGCGCTGGGTTTCGCCGCGTACTTCGGTGACTTCTGGGCGTTCCTGCTCGTGCTGGGGCTTGGTGTCGTCGGTCTTGTGGTCGGGCGTGTGCTGGAAGGCGATGACGGACCGGGGGACTTCGTCCGCCGCCGAGACCGACAGCAGCGGATCCGCGACGACCGCCGACGGACGCGGGGAGACTGGCAGTTCTGACCCACACCGTTCCCCCGCGAGGCGTGCGATCACGAAGTGATCGTCACAGGCAGCGTTGTGGGTCCGGAGCGAGCGACTGGGGGTCGCGGGCCATCACTGCATGGCGTGGCCTACGCAGCGGGCGTAGCGTGGGCCGGGGGGCGAGATACGGCACACGGGAGTCTGCGTGCAGCAATCCGATTCCGCCGGGAGGTCACGGCATGGGACGGGGTATCCGCAACACCATTGGACTGATCTTGGCGGTCATCGGCGCTGCTGCAGCGCTCTGGGCGCCCTTCCGCAGTTGGTACAGCGGCCGGCTGGGTGAGGACTTCCGGGTCGGGGAACTCTTTACCGGAACCGGCGTGACGGACGCCGGCGCGGGCCTGTTCGCGTCCATGTTCTTGCCTCTCCTGGTCGCCGCGGTCCTCACGCTTCTCGGCGTGGTGTTCCGATCGAGATTGCTGGTCCTTGTCGCCGGAGTCATCACCCTCGGGTTCGCCATCCTGTGGATGATCCGACAGGGTCAGGCACAGGGCGGCCTGACTGTCTCCGGGGAGAGCAACGGGCTCGGCATCGGAATAGGGCTCGCCCTTCTCGGCGGTGTCCTGATGCTGATCGGATCGGCCATCATGCAGGGCCGCGAGCGCCGGGCCGTTCGGAAGGAGCGCCACGGGCAACAACAGCAGGAGCGCGACGCGGTGTACGACGACGACCGGGATCGCCGCGGCGTCGAGGCCGATCGCCCATATGGCGTGGCGGCCCGGGACCGGAGCATGCCTGACGCAACTGGGCGGGGCAACGCCGAGGATATGCGGCCCGTGGACACGTCCTCCGCCGGACAAAACACAACTGGCACGGGCACGCCGCGAGGGTTTGCCCGGAAACCGCAGCAACAACCATCGGCGCCGCTCGGCCGGCCGGTCCCGGCCAGGGAGGCGGACGGCGAAGCTCGCGGGCACGGTGATCGCGACCGCACCCAGTACGAGGAGAATGACGATGCCAGGGGCGGCTCCCACCCCGCCGGCGAGCACCGCTCGGGCCGAGGGTCCACGTACCGCCGGGACCAGATCTGAGCGTCGCCGCTCCCGGCGGGAATCCAGGAGCGTTGACCAGGAGAGTGGCCGTGGGTGAGGCCTCGACATGGTGGCCCATCGCAAAGAGTCGCGGTGAGGCCGTAGTCGCAGGTATCCCCTGCGATGGAGTCGGTCGGTACCAAGGCCGCGGCGAGGGCGAACGGGGCTTCCTCGCAGGAGGGGGCCGAGGGTAGAAGCTGGCGCTGGATCTCGGCAGCCAGGCTGAGCAGGGTGGTGCGCCGGCCCCAGTGACAGCGAGCTGCCGATTGGGATCGCGGCGAGGTCACCCGGCTCGGGTCGAAGCTACGAGTTGTGGTGAAACTCCCTGCGCCCTTGCCTGTACTCAGAAACCAAAGCATCGGCATTTTCGTAGGATGGAGAGGTCTGCGGATTCAAACCCGTTGATTGTCCGCCCTCTTCTTGCCAGGAACTCAGCAATTGCGCCTGCTGTTCTTCGGACAATTTTTCAACCCACCTCCGATTTTCCGAGGAAAGCTGGCCCAAGAAGGGTTCCAATGGGAGTGACACAGGCGCCCCAATCCTTGTGACTGATCACTATCGATGTGCTGCGGTGGGACCGGCAGGGGCCGAGATTACCGCTCCCTCGCGCTCTTGCCGCACGCCCGGGCAGCGCCGCGCGTCGTCGCAGTGCCGAAATCACTCCACCAGACCCGGTGAGCCGCTGAGACGATGGCTGGACATGAGGGGTGAGCTGTGAGGTACCCCCTGGCACGCTGAGGGTGTCACCCGCCGCGCGTTCGTCAGCGCACCCGCACACCGGCGCGGAAGACCGCCTGGACGTCCGGAAGCGAGGCGGGGTCCATCGCGGGGTTGCCGCGCACCGCGAGGAAGTCGGCACCGGCGCCCACGACGATCCGTCCCTCGCGCCCCTCGACCCCGCACGCACGGGCGGCCACGCTCGTCACGCAGGCGAGCGCGTCGAGGGCCGGCACGGGGGGCGCCGCCGTGATGCGCGCGGCGCCATTCCGGACGCCGCGCCCGGCGCATGCCTCACTGCAGGGCGCGCACGGCGGCGGCGAAGAGCGGGGGCAGGTGCTGGGCGGCGGGCACGATCATCCGCGCGGTAACCGGGCGGCCCGCCAAGCCCAGCAGCGCCCGGGTGAGCAGACGATGACGGCGGGTCAGCCGGGTCCATCGCGCGGGATACGCCTCGGGCCGGCCCGCGACGAGGCAGTCGACCGCCGCCGTGGCGGTCGCCGCCGCCAGGGCGATGCCCTCACCGGTGAGGGCGTCGACGTACCCGGCGGCGTCACCGACGAGCAGGACCCGGCCCGCGCCCTGCGTGCTGGCGGTCCGGCGCAGCGGACCCGCGCCGCGGACGGCGCCGTCCTCCCGTCCGCGCAGCGCACGGGCCAGGGCGGGGAACGCGTCGAGGTGCTCCCCGTGGGAGCGCCGGTGGCCGCTGAGCACGGCGACCCCGACCAGCCCGTCGCCGACGGGGGTCACG is drawn from Streptomyces sp. NBC_00178 and contains these coding sequences:
- a CDS encoding HSP18 transcriptional regulator, which encodes MTEATPPTSPVPFPAAAAALEAIDQSVRDAQTSPAQTPTAATPHPTDSGPHPALAALLMLRKVREELAGWESALIETARGQGASWAELAGPLGVASRQAAERRYLRLRPGAAGSTGEERVQATRDTRAADRTVTVWARDNAADLRRLAAQITALTNLPDSAAEAVGDLNLALADSDAARLVQPLTGFRPHLQPEDSGLAERIDALTQHTDQLRQNTHDQRSA
- a CDS encoding amidohydrolase family protein; this encodes MPALDALACVTSVAARACGVEGREGRIVVGAGADFLAVRGNPAMDPASLPDVQAVFRAGVRVR
- a CDS encoding pentapeptide repeat-containing protein → MTRHTAHAADPDLQADCAHCFGLCCVALPFARSADFAADKAAAAPCGNLRQDFSCGIHEQLRGNGYNGCTVFDCFGAGQKVSQVTFRGRSWREEPEAARTMYEVFPVMRNLHELLRYIAEALDLHAARPLRRDLRRAHDRLDAMTRDTAQSLLAIDVMALRAEVNPLLLRASELARASVPGKKRDHRNADLMGKHMATAKLRGASMRGAYLIAADLSGADLRDADFIGADLRDANLCGADLTGALFLTQPQLNAARGDQATRIPAALQRPGHWAA
- a CDS encoding Hsp20/alpha crystallin family protein, producing the protein MLMRTDPFREMDRIVQQLSGTSGTWSKPSVMPMDAYREGDDYVIAFDLPGVSTEAIDIDVERNMLTVKAERRPVAKADTVKVELSERPLGVFSRQIVLADSLDTERIHADYDAGVLTLRIPIAERAKPRKIAIGEGATRRQIST
- a CDS encoding dihydrofolate reductase family protein — encoded protein: MRPLRYSINVTLDGCCHHEAGLPPDEESMRYWTAEMERADALLFGRVTYEMMESAWRKPTTGTWPDWMGEWQIPFAESIDRAKKYVVSSTLSGVDWNADLVRGDLGQAVQRLKQESGEGLWVGGVTLPRALAELGLIDEYEFLVQPVLAGHGPTLLAGLRERIQLEPVDRHEFRSGAVAQRYRPTRVTA